The sequence GCTTTTACCAATAGTAATAACACTACCAATATACAATTACCAGTAAGTGCTTCGAATGGAAATACTCCCAGTGTTGCTAATGCAGCACCAGTGCGTACTGGCCTATTTGGTGGTGTATTAAGTAATTACAATACGCTCGCTGCAGTACCGGCTAATATTCCGACAACCTATTTAGGTCAGAACATTACACCCGCTCAGCAAGCAAATACGAGTTGGGTGCAGGCAACTTATACCGGATTTGGTTCACAACCAACAATTAATGTAACTGCATCTGGGTTCTTGACAGGATCTAATCCGCTAGTTGAGACTAAGACTCCTGGAACAGTTATAGCCCATTTAAATACCATGGCTATTGATGAAACTGGCACCATTATTGGCACTTATAGTGATGGTCTAACGAACACCATTGCACAAATTGGTGTGGCTACTATTCCTAGTTACACCGGCTTAAAAGCAGTAGGTAACGACACTTGGGTACAAAGCTCAAAATCTGGTACACCTGTTCTGGGTACGGCGCAATTGGCAGGTAGCAAGATGCAAGGTTCTGCACTTGAGGGCTCCAATGAGAATCAAACACAAGACATGGTGGCTTTACTAGCAGCACAGCAGGCTTATCAAGCCAGCGCTCAAGTGGTCAAAATTGAAAATCAAATCTATCAAACCCTAATTGGTATGAACGGTTAAGACGGATAGACGATGAGAGCTGAAAGCTAAGGAGAAAATATGGATCGTATTATTTATACCGCAATGACTGGAGCCCAACACATCTTGGACCAGCAGGCGACGAACTCCAATAATTTGGCTAACGTATCGACAACGGGATTTAAAGCTCAGATTGATTCCTTCTTATCTGTGCCAATTAAGGGTGGTAGCTTAGATACACGCTCTTTTGTAGTCAACGCATCGGGTGGTACAGACTTTAGCCCAGGCGCTATTAAACAAACAGGTCGCACCTTGGACGTGGCGATTGAAGGTAAGGGCTGGTTTAGTGTGCAACGCCCTGATGGATCAGAAGGTTTGACCCGTAATGGATCATTCAAAATTAGTGAGAATGGTATTTTGCAAACTGCTGGTGGACGCAATGTGCTTGGTGGTGGTGGCCCAATTACCATCCCTCCAAACGTGAATATCTCCATTGGTGCTGATGGCACGATTTCTAGTGTTGATCCTGCAGTCAGTGGTGGTCCATCCACCCCGATTGACGTGATCAAGCTTTCTAATCCTGATGAAAAAAGTTTAGTGCGTGGAGACGATGGCCTATTTAAATCTTCTACTGGCGCTGGCTTTACAGCAGACCCCGCTGTGAAGGTGGTCAATGGCGCCTTAGAAGATAGCAACGTGAGCGTGATTCATAGTATGGTCAATATGATTTCTTTGGCCCGTAGCTTCGATATTCAAATGCAGCTCATGAAGAATGCTGAGAATAGCGACCAACAAGCCGCTCAGCTCTTCAATTTAAGTTAAGACTTTATGTGTCAAGATGCACCTAAATTAAAGGAAATAAAATGATACGCTCGCTCTGGATTTCAAAAACTGGCCTAGAAGCACAACAAACCCAAATGGATGTGATCTCCAATAACTTGGCGAACGTGAGTACATCTGGCTTTAAAAAATCACGTGCGGTGTTTGAGGATTTGCTCTATCAAACCCTACGTCAGCCTGGCGCCCAATCATCGCAGCAGACCCAATTGCCTTCTGGTATGCAAATCGGTACCGGTGTAAAGCCCGTAGCTACTGAGCGCATCTTTACTCAAGGTAACTTGCAGCAAACTAGCAACAACACTGATATCGCCATTAACGGTAGCGGTTTCTATCAGGTCTTGATGCCAGATGGCACAACCCAATATACCCGTGATGGCAGCTTCCAGATTAATAGCACTGGTCAGCTGGTCACTTCAAGTGGTTATACGATTCAGCCGCCGATTACAATTCCGGCTAATGCTCAGACTGTGACTGTTGCCGCTGACGGTGTGGTTTCTGTCACTTTGCCAAATACTGTTGCGCAAACGCAAATTGGCCAAATTCAGTTGGCAACCTTTATTAATCCAGCAGGTTTGAGTGCAAAAGGTGAGAACCTCTATGCAGAAACTGCAGCCTCTGGTACACCGAATCCATCGAATCCTGGCGCCAATGGCACCGGTGTTTTGGTACAGGGTTTTGTGGAAACTTCTAACGTGAACGTCGTTGAAGAAATGGTCAATATGATCCAAACGCAACGCGCTTATGAAATCAATAGTAAGGCGATTACAACATCCGATCAGATGTTGCAGCGCTTGGCACAATTGGGTGGTTAATTCAAATGCGTTTACCGTTTAATTCTCACTTGAACGCTTTATCTTGCGGCTCTACTATCAAAATGATCAGTGCCATCTCGGCACTATCGATCTTGGGAGCTTGTGCAGTAACGCCCTCGACAATTACGCAAAATCCGGGCCCAGGAACTACCCGTTCTTACGCTGGACAAGCTGCTCCTGGAACTATTTATAGCACTGGGAGCTATCGACCCATTTTTGAAGGTAATCGTGCCCGTGCCGTAGGCGACACTGTCACAATTGTGGTGGACGAGAGTACTCAGAGTAAAACGACTTTAGATAATTTGTCATCTAAGACTGCATCATCTACTGCTACTGCAAAAGACCAGTTTGGTAATACGGTCAGTCCAACTTGGAGCTGGGCTAATGGTCTTTCAAATGAGAACAAGGGCGGGGGGCAGCAAGACAATACTTTTACAGGCAGCATTGCAGCAACTGTGCTCGAAGTATCACCTAATGGGTACTTAACAGTAGCAGGCGAGAAGCAAATCGGCTTTGATGAAGGTGCACAGTTTATTCGTTTCTCAGGAACGGTTAATCCAAAAATGATTACTGTTAATAATACAGTGGATTCCAATACAGTAGCTGATGCTCGTATCGAATATCGTACTAATAACACCATGGATAGTTCTTATATGGCGAGTTCCGTAACCCGTTTTTTCAAAACCATGTTGCCTTTCTAATTGCTTATGTTATTGCTAAACAGAACCCATCGTTTTTCATTGTTTAGAGCAGACAAATCACCTCAGTGGCTAAAAAGTCTTGTGGTGTTTTTGGTCGTTTGCGCTGGATTTTTGGCAAGTATGGTGATTGCTCCTACTGCACATGCAGAACGTATTAAAGATTTAGCAAATATCCAAGGCGTTCGTAGTAACCAATTAATTGGTTATGGCTTGGTAGTGGGTTTAGATGGAACTGGTGACCAAACTACGCAAACTCCATTCACCCTCCAGAGTACCTTGAACATGTTGCAGTCCTTAGGGGTTACTCTGCCTCCGGGTACTTATTCACAAATTCAGTTAAAAAACGTAGCTGCAGTAATCGTGACTGCCAACTTGCCACCATTTGCGCAAATTGGTCAAAACTTAGATGTCACCGTCTCCGCTATGGGTAACGCAAAAACACTGCGTGGCGGCACACTCTTATTAACACCCTTAAAAGGTGCTGATGGACAGGTTTATGCCATGTCCCAGGGTAACGTCGTGATTGGTGGCGCCAGCGCATCCGCTAACGGTAGCTCAGCAACCATTAACCAGCTCAATGCTGGTCGTATTTCTGCGGGAGCAACGGTTGAAAGAACCATTCCTAATAATTTGTTGGGTATGGAAATGGTGAGCCTTGAGCTAAGGCATTCTGATTTTTCAACCGCCAGTATCGTTACCTCTGCAATTAATAAGCGTTTCGGTAAACCGATTGCATTTGCTCAAGACTCTAGAGTGATTCAGATTGACCCGAATACCGTAGAAAACGGCAACCGCGTGCAATTCTTAGCCGCCCTAGAGAGTATTGATGTGATTCCGGCAAAGGGTGAGGCTAAGGTCATTCTTAATGCGCGTACTGGTTCGATTGTGCTCAATCAAACAGTTGAGCTAGAGAACTGCGCTGTAGCGCACGGTAACTTGACTGTTGTTATCAGCACAACGCCGGTGATTAGTCAGCCAAGCGCATTTTCCAATACGGGTACTACTGTTGAGGCTAAGGTATCCCAAGTTAGTCTGAACCAAGACCCTGGTAATGTGATTCAGTTGGCTGGTGGTGCATCATTATCTGATGTGGTTCGCGGACTCAATGCGGTTGGTGCCACACCGCAAGACTTGGTAGCTATTTTGCAGGCCATCAAAGCAGCTGGTTCGCTACGTGCTGAACTTGAAATCATTTAAGTCATAAAGATAAGAACGCAATGGCATTGCCTAGCAACTCTATTTCGGCGTCTGATGCCAGTAACCAGCTGGCATTAGATACCAATAGTTTATCTAGCCTAAAAAAATCTGCCAAAGAGAACTCTCCTGAGGCTATCAAAGGCGTTGCTAAGCAATTTGAGGCGATCTTTATCAATATGATGCTCAAAAGTATGCGTGAAGCCAGTCCACAGGACGGCCCTTTTAATACTGAGCAAAACAAACTCTACACTTCGATGTTTGATCAGCAGTTGAGCCAAAAACTCTCATCGGGCAAAGGTATTGGCTTGGCTGATGTATTGGTGAAGCAATTGAGTAAGTCTGCGGGCATTCCAACGGATTCACTGAAGCCAGGGGATGAGCCTATTACCTCCAAAGCTTTAGGTCTGAATCGCTTTGATCCCAATACTAGTTCAAAAGTGGCTGCCTATACCTCAATGGCATCTATGTCTAGTGCTAAAGCGAGCCCGTCTTTCATGGATAAGGTCTCCAAACTCTTTACTTCGCTAGAAGATGCAGGTGAGGCAATGGCCTCTTCTGTGGGTAGCACTCTAAAAGAAGCGGTTAGTTCTTTTACGAACAAAATGGCTAGCTATGCACAGCAGGCTAGTAATGCTTCTGGACTACCGGCACACTTTATGCTGGGTCAAGCTGCTTTAGAAACAGGTTGGGGTAAAAAAGAAATTAAAGGGGCTGATGGCACCCAGAGTAATAATTTATTTGGCATTAAGGCAGGCGGCAGTTGGACTGGTAAAACTGTTTCTGCAGTCACTACTGAATATATAAATGGTGAAAAGCAACAAAGAGTCGAAAAATTCAGAGCCTACGATTCTTATGCAGACTCATTTAAAGATTTTGCAAACTTGATTTCTAGTAATCCACGCTACCAGAACGTTCTCAACAACCTCGGTAACATCAATAGCTATGCTGACGCAATGGCAAAAGCGGGGTATGCAACGGATCCGGATTACGCCAAGAAGTTGGCTAGTGTGATTAAGCGGGTGAGCAATCCCTCTTAGTGGGTTCGGGTAAATTAACCCGCTAGGTTTATTGCACCCACTCTTTGAGGGGTACTAATTGTTCGTCTATAAATGCTTCCATTACGAAGCGATCGGCACCACTAAGATTGGGGTTGATGTGCTTGAATAATAGAAAAACAATCATTTGAATGGCATTTTTACGAAATTCATGAGGAAACATGACGTTCACTTGCAGATTCGAGGCGGCTAGGACGCTTTTAGAGTCAAGGGATCTTAGTTCTGGAATTTGACTCTTTTGACCATCTATCATCCTCACTAAAGCGACTTTATATTCAGCCCCACTGCGCATGCCGTCATTAAAAGCCTGACACAGCAGTCGGGCAGCTCTTTTGTCGGCTACTCTGATTTTGGAGGTATTGGTTTTCAAGGGATTTGGGCTATAACGTCCTAGGATACCGCTTCATTTTAGAGGATGTCATAATGCCATGACTATTGAGATGTATTGTATTCAAAACTATTAAAACTGGACCCTGTATGGCTGCCTTAACCGAATCCGAGCTCATTGAAAGATTATGCAGAACCTTTAACACCCAGTTTTCTGGTAACCGTAATGCCATGCAATCTCTGGCAACGACTATTGAAGTCTCAGAAAATTTACACCCTGGATTACGCGGTCTAAATGGCAAGAATTTTTTGTCCTCATTCACAGATCGTATGAATGTTTGGCACCCAGATGAGGTGAGAGCACTCGTGATTGATATGTTGATTCATTTGGTCAAAGAAAAAATCACTACGGATTCATCAAAACAAGCTCTCAGCAGAGAGATTGACGGCTACTTATTGCCTATCAAATTTTGGTGATGTGAACAGGCTCATTGCAGTTATTCAGGATGAGACTGGAAATGACCTCTTCATGAGACGCAAGATTGAGGGCTAGACTCTCAACGAACTGCATCTTGATAGCCATTATTAAATTGGTGGGTTATTCACTATTAGTTAGTGGTGATATACAGTAATATTTCCCGATCGGGAATATATGCCTATAATTTGAGCAAATAATCTATAAATTTCCCGATCAGGAAATTATGTTGAAAAAATAGGCATATTTGATTAAAATTTCCCGAACAGGAAATATTTATGAGCACATCCATTCAAAATTCAACAGATTTAGGTAGTCTGATCCGTGAAACTCGTAGGCGTTTGAAATTGACTCAACCACAATTGGCGCTCGCCGCTAACGTGGGGGTAAGGTTCATCGTTGAACTGGAGGCGGGTAAACCCACGCTGAGATTGGAAAATATTCTCAGGGTGTTGCAAGCCTTGGGTGGTGTATTAAGCGTAGAGGGCATGGACCCATTTATTGTAAACAAGCAAGAGGGTGCGCGCTAAATGGTTCGAGAACTAAACGTCTGGTTTTTTGGTGAGTGCGTTGGTGTGCTAACTCAAGACGAGGGTTATCTGTCTTTTCGATATTTACCTCAATGGCTAGAATCAAAAAATGCTAAGCCTCTTTCGCACTCTTTGCCTTTAATTCCCGAATCATTTGGCGACAAGATTACAAAACCTTTTTTTGCTGGCTTATTGCCAGAGGGTGACAAGCGTGATGCAGTAGCCAGCATCTTAAAAGTATCCAGTAAAAATGATTTTGCATTATTGGATGGTATTGGGGGTGAGTGTGCAGGTGCATTGATTTTATTGGAGCCTGGTCAAATACCTCCTCTAGAAGCGTATGCAAGTGAATCGATAGAGTGGCTTAAGGAAGATCAATTACTTGGAGTCCTAGAGAAGCTGCCGAAGCGACCATTGCTTGCTGGAGAGTCCGGATTAAGACTTTCTCTTGCAGGAGCCCAAGAGAAGTTACCGGTAGTTGTTAGAGAGGTGCAGAGTGAGGTTGCTCGAGGTAATTATTTTGAAATTGGCCTACCAAAAAATAATATTCCCAGCTCGTACATACTTAAGCCAGAGATATCGGATGTGGATGGAAGTGTTTATAACGAAGCCTTTTGCCTTGCCTTGGCTAAGGAGCTAAAGCTAAGTGCAGCTACCGCTCAGATTGGCTGCACAAAAGGTAAAACGTATTTGTTGGTAGAACGATATGACCGTTTTTGTGACAGCAATGGACTATTAACAAGATTGCACCAAGAAGATTTTTGTCAGGCATTGAGTGTGGGTCCAGAGTTTAAATACCAAAATGAGGGTGGGCCATCTATTGTCGATGGATTTGCATTGGTACGTAAGGTCACCACACCGAGTGCCCCTAATCTTTTGAGGCTACTGGACTACATCATCTTTAATTGCTTGGTTGGTAACAACGATGCCCACGCAAAGAACTTTTCATTACTATATGGTCGAAATGGAATTCAATTAGCGCCACTCTATGACGTGTTATCAACAGCGGTCTATCCAGGTCTTACCGATAGTATGGCCATGAAGATTGGCAGCAAATACCGCTTCGATGAATTGCATGCACGCCATTGGGTACAGATGGCCGAATCTGCCCAGTTAGGTGCACCTCAATTAAAGAGGAGAGTACTTGAGATCGCTGATGTATTGCCAGGACTTGCGCAGAGTCTTCACACTCAATTCAAAGCCAATGACTTGGATCACCCAATTCTTGGTCAAATTACTTCATTGATTGAGGGGCGCTGTAAAACAACAATCAAGCGCTTTGCTATCAGCGAGTAAATACATGATGACTGGCGGAGATCAATTTTTGAAGTGAGCAATTTTCTCTTGATTAAGCTAGTCGCCGATCAATTAGAAAGGCGAAGAACTTATAGCTCAGTTTTATTTTTTAATCGCCATTTCTTTCATTTTGTCCCGCATACCCTTTAATTCAAACTCGACGCTTTCTACGCGAGTGCTAACACTGACCACTTTTTCGCGGGTCGATTCAAAAGCATCAATTGCATTACGGGCTTCTGCCTGATTTTCTTCAATGATTCTAAATAAAGTTTTAATGACTTTTTCTTGCTTATCAATCGCATCACTCAACTTGACCACGAAAGCAGCAATCCCGATCACCATAATGATAAAGATAATAAAGAGGAGGGGGCCGAGTAGATCAAGGAATGACATAGGGTGAGATTATAGCGTCAGTGTGTTTAGTTGGTTACAGACGGCACTCAAATCAACTTTATTGACTCTTCGTTTCCATAGGCTGATTCTGGGGCTGCACCGCTGGTTGCACTAACTTAGCTGGTGCAATATCGGAACCGGGTTGTTGGACAGAATCGTTCAATAGCAAAATAGAAACCCTTCTATTTTTTGCTTTCCCTACCGCAGTGTCATTTGAATCTATAGGTCTGGATGAACCAAAACCGGTTGCACTTAAACGTGATTCGCTAATGCCTTTTTGATTCAAGATATTCAGAACAGTTGTTGCCCTGATAGCAGAGAGTTCCCAGTTGGAGTTAAAGGCTTTGGTATTGATGGGTTGGTTATCGGTGTGACCTTCAATATCAATTGCTTGATCACTTTTAGCCAAAATAGGGGCAATTTGTGCCAGCGTATTGAGCGCAGCAGGGCTAGTGACACTGGCTGAGCCGGGGCTAAATAAATAGCTATCAATGATGTCAATACGCACCCCTTTAGAGGTTTGCATTACCCCGATTTTGCCGTCCTCTATCAGTGGTTTTAAGGCCTTAGTCAGGTCTTTCTCAACCCGATTCATCTTCTCACGCTTGATAAAAGCCATGTCACGTTTGAGCCTGATCAGACCCAAGGGGTCTATGAGGATTGGGCTTGCGTCAGTTTGAGCCCCTGCAATATCACCGTTAGGCTTAATTTTGGTATCTAGCTTGTTATCCCCTTCGGTGGCTTGCAATGGTGCAAAGGCGGATATTAGAGAATTAGATAAGGCGTCATACTTTTTTTCATTAATGCTGGAGCTGGCATACATCACGACAAAAAACGCAAAGAGTAGGGTAATGAAGTCGGCATAGGACACCAACCAGCGATCATGGTGTTCGTGATCTTCTGGGCGCTTACGTCGCTTAAGGGGTGGGTTTTTAAAGGAGGTATCCAGACAAACGGTCCTCTATCACTTTGGTATGTTCGCCATAAGCAATCGATGCTAAAGATTCAACGAGCATCTCGTATTTGGAAACTTCAAGTTGTAAAAGCGTTTTGAGCTTGTTAGCAATCGGAATGAAAACCAGATTGGCCAAACCCACACCATAAATCGTCGCTACGAAGGCAATGGCAATACCGCTACCCAGTAAGGTCGGGTCAGAGAGGTTTTCCATTACATGGATTAAGCCCATCACTGCTGCCAAAATACCAATCGTGGGCGCATAACCACCAGCAGAGTCCCAAATCTTGATGGCATTACGCTCATGAAGTTCATATTGGTAAATATCATTAGCACCGATTTCTTTAATGGTTTGCGGTGGCGCACCATCAATCGCTAAACGTAGGATCTTCTTAACAAAAGGATCGGGAGTCTCAACCATAAAGTTCTCGAGCTTTAAGACACCTTCTTTTCTGACCACCATGCTCCAGTGTGAAATCTCCATAGCCAAAGCCGTACGTTGATCAACAGGTTCAACAAAGACATATTTGAGTTTGGCAATGCCACTGCGAAAGTTCACGGGGCGACTCTGCAGTAAGACTGCGCCAAATGTACCAAAGGTCACAATGAAAAAGGCTGAGGGCTGCAGGAGTGAGCCTATTCTGCCGCCATCAATCGATTGACCAATCAAAATTCCGATTAGTGCAAGTGCAATACCGCCTAGGCTGGCCCAGTCCATAATTTCTCTTTTAAGGTTGCGCGTATCCGAGCGACTGCTTGGCTATGCATTTGGGAAACACGAGATTCGGTGACGCTCATCACAGCGCCAATTTCTTTTAAGTTGAGTTCTTGTTCGTAATACAAGCCCATCAACATTTTTTCTCGTTCTGGCAAGGCGTCAATCGACTGTTTAAGGGCTTCTTTAAAGTCTTTGGACAGTAAGCCATTAATGACATCACTTTTATTATTCTGAATAAAGCGATCCAAGAAATGATCTTCTTCTTCGCTCTTATGGACATCTTCAAAATAAATGAGTTGATGGCCACTACAGTCAGTCAACATCTGAAAGTAATCGGCAATATCGAGGTTGAGCTTTTTGGCAACTTCGATTTCTGAAGGAGCTCTGCCAAGGGTTTGTTGCAAGCTAGCAATCGCTTTTTCAACATCGCGCATTTGTTTGCGAACATTGCGAGGCAACCAGTCCGCGTTACGCAGTTCATCCATGATCGCCCCATGAATGCGCTGGGTCGCATAGGTCTTGAACTGGGCACCTTGATTATCTTGGTACTTACCAGCGGCATCTAGCAAACCCATCATGCCTGCTTGGATCAAATCATCTGCCTCAACACTAGCTGGTAACTTGGCCTTGATTTGATAAGCCATTTTTTTGACCAGGTCGGCGTATTGGTGGACCAGCGTTTCTTTCTGGTCTGTTTTTCCGTCGGCCTTGTACATGATCTTATTGAGTAGGGGCTATACCAAATTGGGTAGTAAAAATAGGGTCTCTAGTAATCATGCGTGT comes from Polynucleobacter paneuropaeus and encodes:
- the flgF gene encoding flagellar basal-body rod protein FlgF — translated: MDRIIYTAMTGAQHILDQQATNSNNLANVSTTGFKAQIDSFLSVPIKGGSLDTRSFVVNASGGTDFSPGAIKQTGRTLDVAIEGKGWFSVQRPDGSEGLTRNGSFKISENGILQTAGGRNVLGGGGPITIPPNVNISIGADGTISSVDPAVSGGPSTPIDVIKLSNPDEKSLVRGDDGLFKSSTGAGFTADPAVKVVNGALEDSNVSVIHSMVNMISLARSFDIQMQLMKNAENSDQQAAQLFNLS
- the flgG gene encoding flagellar basal-body rod protein FlgG codes for the protein MIRSLWISKTGLEAQQTQMDVISNNLANVSTSGFKKSRAVFEDLLYQTLRQPGAQSSQQTQLPSGMQIGTGVKPVATERIFTQGNLQQTSNNTDIAINGSGFYQVLMPDGTTQYTRDGSFQINSTGQLVTSSGYTIQPPITIPANAQTVTVAADGVVSVTLPNTVAQTQIGQIQLATFINPAGLSAKGENLYAETAASGTPNPSNPGANGTGVLVQGFVETSNVNVVEEMVNMIQTQRAYEINSKAITTSDQMLQRLAQLGG
- a CDS encoding flagellar basal body L-ring protein FlgH, which translates into the protein MISAISALSILGACAVTPSTITQNPGPGTTRSYAGQAAPGTIYSTGSYRPIFEGNRARAVGDTVTIVVDESTQSKTTLDNLSSKTASSTATAKDQFGNTVSPTWSWANGLSNENKGGGQQDNTFTGSIAATVLEVSPNGYLTVAGEKQIGFDEGAQFIRFSGTVNPKMITVNNTVDSNTVADARIEYRTNNTMDSSYMASSVTRFFKTMLPF
- a CDS encoding flagellar basal body P-ring protein FlgI: MVIAPTAHAERIKDLANIQGVRSNQLIGYGLVVGLDGTGDQTTQTPFTLQSTLNMLQSLGVTLPPGTYSQIQLKNVAAVIVTANLPPFAQIGQNLDVTVSAMGNAKTLRGGTLLLTPLKGADGQVYAMSQGNVVIGGASASANGSSATINQLNAGRISAGATVERTIPNNLLGMEMVSLELRHSDFSTASIVTSAINKRFGKPIAFAQDSRVIQIDPNTVENGNRVQFLAALESIDVIPAKGEAKVILNARTGSIVLNQTVELENCAVAHGNLTVVISTTPVISQPSAFSNTGTTVEAKVSQVSLNQDPGNVIQLAGGASLSDVVRGLNAVGATPQDLVAILQAIKAAGSLRAELEII
- the flgJ gene encoding flagellar assembly peptidoglycan hydrolase FlgJ — its product is MALPSNSISASDASNQLALDTNSLSSLKKSAKENSPEAIKGVAKQFEAIFINMMLKSMREASPQDGPFNTEQNKLYTSMFDQQLSQKLSSGKGIGLADVLVKQLSKSAGIPTDSLKPGDEPITSKALGLNRFDPNTSSKVAAYTSMASMSSAKASPSFMDKVSKLFTSLEDAGEAMASSVGSTLKEAVSSFTNKMASYAQQASNASGLPAHFMLGQAALETGWGKKEIKGADGTQSNNLFGIKAGGSWTGKTVSAVTTEYINGEKQQRVEKFRAYDSYADSFKDFANLISSNPRYQNVLNNLGNINSYADAMAKAGYATDPDYAKKLASVIKRVSNPS
- a CDS encoding helix-turn-helix transcriptional regulator, with protein sequence MSTSIQNSTDLGSLIRETRRRLKLTQPQLALAANVGVRFIVELEAGKPTLRLENILRVLQALGGVLSVEGMDPFIVNKQEGAR
- a CDS encoding type II toxin-antitoxin system HipA family toxin, producing the protein MVRELNVWFFGECVGVLTQDEGYLSFRYLPQWLESKNAKPLSHSLPLIPESFGDKITKPFFAGLLPEGDKRDAVASILKVSSKNDFALLDGIGGECAGALILLEPGQIPPLEAYASESIEWLKEDQLLGVLEKLPKRPLLAGESGLRLSLAGAQEKLPVVVREVQSEVARGNYFEIGLPKNNIPSSYILKPEISDVDGSVYNEAFCLALAKELKLSAATAQIGCTKGKTYLLVERYDRFCDSNGLLTRLHQEDFCQALSVGPEFKYQNEGGPSIVDGFALVRKVTTPSAPNLLRLLDYIIFNCLVGNNDAHAKNFSLLYGRNGIQLAPLYDVLSTAVYPGLTDSMAMKIGSKYRFDELHARHWVQMAESAQLGAPQLKRRVLEIADVLPGLAQSLHTQFKANDLDHPILGQITSLIEGRCKTTIKRFAISE
- a CDS encoding flagellar motor protein MotB; the protein is MDTSFKNPPLKRRKRPEDHEHHDRWLVSYADFITLLFAFFVVMYASSSINEKKYDALSNSLISAFAPLQATEGDNKLDTKIKPNGDIAGAQTDASPILIDPLGLIRLKRDMAFIKREKMNRVEKDLTKALKPLIEDGKIGVMQTSKGVRIDIIDSYLFSPGSASVTSPAALNTLAQIAPILAKSDQAIDIEGHTDNQPINTKAFNSNWELSAIRATTVLNILNQKGISESRLSATGFGSSRPIDSNDTAVGKAKNRRVSILLLNDSVQQPGSDIAPAKLVQPAVQPQNQPMETKSQ
- a CDS encoding flagellar motor protein; this translates as MDWASLGGIALALIGILIGQSIDGGRIGSLLQPSAFFIVTFGTFGAVLLQSRPVNFRSGIAKLKYVFVEPVDQRTALAMEISHWSMVVRKEGVLKLENFMVETPDPFVKKILRLAIDGAPPQTIKEIGANDIYQYELHERNAIKIWDSAGGYAPTIGILAAVMGLIHVMENLSDPTLLGSGIAIAFVATIYGVGLANLVFIPIANKLKTLLQLEVSKYEMLVESLASIAYGEHTKVIEDRLSGYLL
- a CDS encoding RNA polymerase sigma factor FliA, translating into MYKADGKTDQKETLVHQYADLVKKMAYQIKAKLPASVEADDLIQAGMMGLLDAAGKYQDNQGAQFKTYATQRIHGAIMDELRNADWLPRNVRKQMRDVEKAIASLQQTLGRAPSEIEVAKKLNLDIADYFQMLTDCSGHQLIYFEDVHKSEEEDHFLDRFIQNNKSDVINGLLSKDFKEALKQSIDALPEREKMLMGLYYEQELNLKEIGAVMSVTESRVSQMHSQAVARIRATLKEKLWTGPA